The following proteins come from a genomic window of Panthera leo isolate Ple1 chromosome E2, P.leo_Ple1_pat1.1, whole genome shotgun sequence:
- the LOC122208509 gene encoding uncharacterized protein LOC122208509, translating to MRGSQGTALHRRENTDLPSPPAARVDAGQIAPPLGAQVSAPVPRGCPGLLAWLLGGADHRMCGKPPAGDRSPHKRCSPCESQAQQSPAPSNSQEMCRLYEDPSLPTHQETDTASWLSCVPSKTRLAEDEFLLFLTRPACGPLFGRPGKPRRPGVRSGHWRQRREADRRRPHPEHPLRQELRRLGHMTRYHFRERTVENLKHPDAQGWPGCGPWRAHVLLFSGTFFRLVNSSQGTIRFGERRRSRCAPRYPRRERPAWTPTVGVVWPDLWEPGSTGEVPPLLS from the exons ATGCGCGGCAGCCAGGGCACAGCTCTCCACCGCAGGGAAAATACGGATTTGCCTTCTCCTCCGGCAGCACGAGTGGACGCTGGGCAAATCGCCCCACCCCTGGGTGCTCAGGTTTCCGCACCCGTCCCGCGGGGATGCCCGGGGCTGCTGGCCTGGTTATTAGGAGGGGCAGACCACCGGATGTGCGGCAAGCCCCCGGCGGGGGACAGAAGCCCCCACAAGCGCTGCTCTCCGTGTGAGAGTCAG GCCCAGCAGAGCCCGGCACCGAGCAACTCTCAAGAGATGTGTCGCCTCTATGAGgacccttctcttcccacccaccaGGAGACGGACACGGCGTCGTGGCTGAGCTGTGTCCCCTCTAAGACACG ACTGGCAGAGGATGAATTTCTACTTTTCTTGACCCGCCCCGCCTGTGGTCCTTTGTTCGGCCGCCCCGGGAAACCGAGGCGCCCAGGGGTGAGAAGTGGGCACTGGAGGCAGCGGCGGGAGGCAGACCGGCGGCGCCCACATCCGGAGCACCCGCTTCGTCAAGAATTGAGGCGTCTCGGTCACATGACACGATACCACTTTCGTGAGCGAACCGTCGAGAATTTAAAACACCCAGATGCTCAGGGCTGGCCAGGGTGCGGGCCATGGAGAGCTCACGTCCTGCTattttctggaacattcttccgTTTGGTGAATTCGTCCCAAGGAACAATCAGATTCGGGGAGAGGCGGCGTTCCCGCTGTGCTCCGCGGTACCCACGGCGGGAGCGGCCTGCGTGGACACCCACTGTGGGAGTGGTGTGGCCAGATCTGTGGGAGCCGGGGAGCACCGGGGAGGTCCCGCCGCTGCTGTCCTAG